A genomic segment from Verrucomicrobiota bacterium encodes:
- a CDS encoding Gfo/Idh/MocA family oxidoreductase, with protein sequence MDPLRVAVFGCGFWSRFQIPAWLELPGTECVAVCDLNLDQANAVADRFGVPKRFQNPEQLLQEVRPDVVDVITSPATHRDLVELAVRYRIPVICQKPMANDLETAQAMVQLCRTAGVPFFIHENWRWQRPLREVKKILDEGRIGIPFRARIDFNSSFPVFENQPFLRELEQFILSDVGTHILDVARFLFGEAERLTCQTHRVNETIRGEDVATVLMQMKNGMTVSCTLSYASRLEFERFPETFLLIEGSRGSIELAPDFWVRVTDQEGTNARRHPSPVYSWADPNYALIHASIVECHRNLVGGLRGGAPAETTGADNLRTLQLVFGAYESARLNQTLTIQPQ encoded by the coding sequence ATGGACCCCTTACGCGTCGCCGTTTTCGGCTGTGGCTTCTGGAGCCGCTTTCAAATTCCTGCCTGGCTTGAGCTGCCCGGTACAGAGTGCGTGGCCGTTTGTGATCTGAATCTTGATCAAGCTAACGCCGTGGCGGACCGGTTCGGCGTGCCGAAACGGTTTCAAAACCCGGAACAGCTTTTGCAGGAGGTCCGGCCTGACGTCGTGGATGTAATCACCAGTCCGGCCACCCACCGCGACCTGGTCGAACTCGCCGTCCGGTACCGGATTCCGGTGATTTGCCAAAAGCCGATGGCCAATGACCTTGAAACCGCACAGGCAATGGTACAGCTCTGCCGCACCGCCGGGGTACCCTTTTTCATTCATGAAAACTGGCGCTGGCAGCGCCCGCTTCGTGAAGTAAAGAAAATCCTGGACGAAGGCCGCATCGGAATACCGTTTCGAGCCCGGATCGATTTCAATTCAAGTTTTCCGGTATTCGAGAACCAGCCGTTTCTGCGTGAGTTAGAACAATTCATCTTGTCGGACGTCGGTACCCACATTCTCGACGTGGCGCGCTTTCTGTTCGGCGAGGCCGAACGGCTGACGTGCCAGACGCACCGCGTTAACGAAACGATCCGGGGCGAAGATGTGGCTACCGTGCTGATGCAGATGAAGAACGGCATGACGGTTAGCTGCACGCTGAGCTATGCCAGCCGCCTGGAATTTGAGCGGTTCCCGGAGACCTTTCTGCTGATTGAAGGCAGTCGCGGTTCCATTGAACTCGCCCCGGATTTCTGGGTCCGGGTCACCGACCAGGAAGGCACAAATGCAAGGCGTCACCCGTCGCCGGTTTACTCCTGGGCGGATCCTAACTACGCCTTGATTCATGCCAGCATCGTGGAGTGCCACCGAAATCTGGTCGGCGGCTTGCGCGGGGGTGCGCCCGCCGAGACCACCGGCGCCGATAATTTACGCACCCTGCAACTCGTGTTCGGGGCGTACGAGAGCGCGCGCCTCAACCAGACTTTGACCATCCAACCACAATGA